The Takifugu flavidus isolate HTHZ2018 chromosome 21, ASM371156v2, whole genome shotgun sequence genome has a window encoding:
- the kifc1 gene encoding kinesin-like protein KIFC1 yields MSRLPVMSSKRVLPSSSSSGGSDNGQDYAPAQKKIRKDPEPGKAFAAATVIGSRRPPAAVTRAPISKPVRGVGAATVATGPSRGVLKPTMASTVAKGGNLKQPTGTAGGTGANKRKAWDLKGKVSDMEVKMRDYQTKVKSVNQENEVLRGTMVQSQTRVAEIQKELERQRGQIRTYEEELQVLSGVRDELETVSSEKMTLQKELSNLEGKYKVMETLRDSQETELQTLKIKLSVQESTLARLQSTLREMEEEVCSLKETVTQQKDELHAGEMERRRLHNTIQELKGNIRVFCRVRPVVDGGVSKHIQLPASDNKMITLAKTEESHTGKTTDTQKNYNFSFDRVFGPAASQQEIFEEISLLVQSALDGYNVCCFAYGQTGSGKTYTMEGDEFTETRGVIPRAVQQVFKAAEKLAAQGWEFNFTASFVEIYNESLRDLLYTGKASKRPEHEIRKSVTNEVTITNLTYEKVVNEDQVLGLIALANQNRSTAQTAQNDRSSRSHSVFQLDIEGVNGGRDIKCKSTLCLVDLAGSERMLKSQSQGERFKEMTAINGSLSNLGIVISALANKENYIPYRNSKLTYLLQGCLGGNSKTLMFVNIAPEPDSFGETLNSLRFASKVNDCVIGTASANRK; encoded by the exons ATGTCCCGCTTGCCAGTTATGTCAAGCAAAAGGGTTCttccaagcagcagcagcagtggcggcTCAGATAATGGCCAAGACTATGCGCCTGCTCAG AAGAAGATACGTAAGGACCCAGAGCCCGGGAAAGCatttgcagcagcaacagtcattGGTAGCAGGCGGCCACCAGCTGCAGTGACACGAGCGCCCATCT CAAAGCCAGTCAGAGGTGTAGGAGCTGCCACTGTGGCTACTGGACCTTCCAGAG GTGTTCTCAAACCAACAATGGCTTCAACTGTAGCAAAAGGAGGAAACCTCAAACAGCCCACGGGAACAGCTG GTGGGACCGGGGCCAACAAACGCAAAGCGTGGGACCTGAAAGGCAAGGTCAGCGACATGGAGGTGAAGATGCGTGACTACCAGACCAAAGTTAAATCCGTGAACCAGGAGAATGAGGTTCTGAGAGGCACCATGGTCCAGAGCCAAACAAGAGTGGCTGAAATACaaaaggagctggagaggcagagagggcagatcaG AACTtatgaagaggagctgcaggtgttgtcTGGTGTCCGTGACGAGTTGGAAACTGTTTCAAGTGAAAAAATGACTCTTCAAAAAGAGCTGTCTAACTTGGAGGGCAAGTACAAGGTCATGGAGACACTGAGAGACAGCCAAGAGACAgagctgcaaacactgaag ATCAAACTTTCTGTGCAAGAGTCAACCTTGGCTCGCCTGCAGAGCACactcagagagatggaggaagaggtcTGCTCCCTCAAAGAgacagtgacccagcagaaggaCGAGCTTCACGCTGGTGAAATGGAGCGCAGGCGGCTCCACAATACCATCCAGGAGCTCAAG GGAAATATCAGGGTATTTTGCAGAGTGCGCCCTGTTGTGGATGGAGGGGTCAGTAAGCACATCCAGCTGCCTGCCAGCGACAACAAGATGATAACGCTGGCAAaaacagaggag TCTCACACAGGCAAAACTACCGATACTCAGAAGAACTATAACTTCAGCTTTGATCGTGTCTTTGGTCCTGCCGCTTCACAACAGGAG ATCTTTGAGGAGATCTCACTGCTGGTGCAGTCTGCTTTGGATGGCTACAACGTCTGCTGCTTTGCCTACGGCCAAACCGGAAGTGGGAAGACGTACACCATGGAGGGGGATGAGTTCACGGAAACCAGAGGTGTGATTCCTCGAGCTGTGCAACAGGTCTTCAAGGCAGCAGAGAAACTGGCAGCACAGGGCTGGGAG TTCAATTTCACAGCAAGTTTTGTTGAAATCTACAACGAGTCTCTGCGAGACCTGCTCTACACCGGCAAAGCCAGCAAGAGACCCGAGCACGAGATCCGAAAGTCTGTCACCAATGAGGTGACGATCACCAACCTCACCTACGAAAAGGTCGTCAATGAGGATCAG GTTCTAGGTCTGATCGCATTGGCCAATCAGAACCGCTCCACGGCCCAGACGGCCCAGAACGACCGCTCCTCTCGCTCCCATTCAGTCTTCCAGCTGGATATCGAGGGAGTGAACGGTGGGAGGGACATCAAGTGCAAGT CCACCTTGTGTCTGGTGGACCTGGCTGGCAGTGAGCGCATGTTGAAGAGTCAGTCGCAGGGTGAGCGTTTCAAGGAGATGACGGCCATCAACGGCTCCCTCTCTAACCTGGGCATCGTCATCAGCGCACTGGCCAACAAG GAAAACTACATTCCATACAGGAACTCCAAGCTGACGTACCTCCTGCAGGGGTGCTTGGGGGGAAACAGCAAAAC CCTAATGTTCGTGAACATTGCCCCAGAGCCGGACAGCTTCGGGGAGACCCTCAACTCACTGCGGTTTGCCAGCAAG GTGAACGACTGTGTAATTGGGACTGCAAGTGCCAACAGGAAATAG
- the zbtb22b gene encoding zinc finger and BTB domain-containing protein 22b, whose protein sequence is MQSLPVEVGSSSTAPRDTPGSVVQVCFPSAQASVLDGLNRQREEGRLCDLSIHVQGHVFKAHRCVLAASSPYFHDQVLLKNMSTVSIPAVMDPLAFESVLSCAYTGQLRMLRDDIVNYLTVGSVLQMWHIVDKCTELLKEGRMAAGGGGGGGGGALQERLAGSGGSGGLGCSSSSNAESGAGCAHEGGGEASSQSQNGGSNGQQHGSQAPVRPSLSESQSPSSTNYFSPRDGNSFGGSGAATAGASVDGGVASQTSSYCAPSGGEEEEEEDVEEEEEVLYRQRKRRRGVGSGRRKKTSSAPDQEVGVSDSFGVSSYQDGDGLPQPKRPTYSQPSIMPRKQWVVVKTERVEDDDLIVVSGEEGGEEEEEDDEDERELELARERERTDFSISNVRSLSGELGGRSESDLDSQVDYCQSSEDYLRFEGGLIDQTLAQHLHNTTAAQSQSANRTITTLLGQVQCAAAARAQLFPLDMQGNQVVLYSQASGLSLDAAAPSLGMTGSMIGGGTFKNPSLEHGAVHMSAQGTLGIDGVDSGGIAGGSGGSNSSGGGSGKVFMCHCGKTFTHKSMRDRHINMHLDLRPFHCPVCAKKFKMKHHLTEHMKTHTGLKPYDCLSCGKKFMWRDSFMRHRSHCERRDALGESSEGGSNAEGRRGGAGGEEGSDFLSSHHLLLAAGEGGRGSGRGGASTSSPHLSVLSPQHAATGSGSNHGSAAVLSNNMAAAGGVPHSPSQMFGGLGATRGVCEEDECEVGVNESSVT, encoded by the exons ATGCAGTCTCTGCCCGTGGAAGtgggaagcagcagcacagcccccAGGGACACACCTGGATCGGTGGTGCAGGTGTGCTTCCCCAGCGCTCAGGCCTCGGTGTTGGACGGTCTGAACCGACAGAGAGAAGAAGGCAGGCTCTGTGACCTCTCCATCCACGTCCAGGGACATGTGTTCAAAGCTCACCGCTGCGTCCTGGCCGCCTCCTCACCCTACTTCCATGATCAG GTTCTCCTGAAGAACATGTCGACAGTGTCCATCCCCGCGGTGATGGACCCACTGGCGTTTGAGAGCGTCCTGAGCTGCGCCTACACCGGTCAGCTGCGGATGCTGCGTGACGACATCGTTAACTACCTCACGGTGGGCAGCGTCCTGCAGATGTGGCACATCGTGGACAAGTGCAccgagctgctgaaggagggaCGGATGGCtgcgggcggcggcggcggcggcggcggcggcgctttgCAGGAGAGGCTCGCAGGAAGCGGAGGGTCGGGTGGTCTcgggtgcagcagcagcagtaacgctgagagcggagcaggcTGTGCTCATGAAGGAGGTGGCGAAGCCAGCAGTCAGTCCCAGAATGGGGGGTCCAATGGGCAGCAGCACGGCTCGCAAGCGCCCGTCCGTCCATCACTCAGCGAGAGccagtctcccagcagcacaaaCTACTTCAGCCCCCGGGATGGAAACAGTTTCGGAGGAAGTGGGGCTGCTACAGCCGGGGCTTCGGTGGATGGGGGGGTTGCAAGCCAGACTTCCAGCTACTGTGCCCCAtcaggaggggaggaagaggaggaggaggatgtagaggaggaagaggaggtcctGTACcgtcaaagaaagagaagaagaggagtgggaagtgggaggagaaagaagactAGCTCCGCGCCAGATCAGGAAGTTGGGGTCAGCGACAGCTTTGGTGTGTCATCATATCAG GATGGTGACGGGTTACCCCAGCCGAAGCGCCCCACCTACAGCCAGCCCAGCATCATGCCCCGCAAGCAGTGGGTGGTGGTGAAGACCGAGCGCGTGGAAGACGATGACCTGATCGTGGTGTCGGGGGAGGAGGgcggtgaagaggaggaggaggacgacgaggacgagagggagctggagctggccagagagagggagaggacggaCTTCAGCATCTCCAACGTCCGCAGCCTCTCGGGGGAGCTGGGGGGCAGATCTGAGAGCGACTTGGATTCACAGGTGGATTACTGTCAGTCTTCCGAAGACTACCTCAGGTTTGAAGGTGGTTTGATAGACCAGACTTTAGCTCAGCACCTTCACAACACCACCGCAGCTCAGAGCCAGAGTGCTAATCGCACCATCACGACGCTGCTGGGTCAGGTGCAGTGCGCGGCGGCGGCCCGGGCCCAGCTCTTCCCCCTGGACATGCAGGGTAACCAGGTGGTCCTCTACAGTCAGGCCTCTGGGCTGTCTCTGGATGCTGCAGCACCTTCCCTGGGGATGACCGGCAGTATGATCGGAGGAGGAACCTTCAAGAACCCCAGCCTGGAGCACGGAGCGGTTCATATGTCTGCACAGGGAACTTTGGGAATTGATGGCGTGGACAGCGGCGGGATTGCGGGTGGAAGCGGTGGCAGTAACAGCAGCGGTGGGGGTTCGGGGAAGGTTTTTATGTGTCACTGCGGAAAAACCTTCACTCATAAGAGCATGAGGGACCGCCATATTAACATGCACCTGGACCTGAGGCCCTTCCACTGCCCCGTCTGTGCCAAAAAGTTCAAGATGAAGCACCACCTCACGGAGCACATGAAGACCCACACAGGCCTGAAGCCCTATGACTGCCTCAGCTGCGGCAAGAAGTTCATGTGGCGCGACAGCTTCATGAGACACCGCTCCCACTGCGAGAGGCGTGATGCCCTGGGAGAGAGCAGCGAGGGAGGGAGCAACGCCGAGGGCAGAAGGGGAGGGgcgggaggtgaggaggggtccgattttctgtcctcccaccaTCTCCTCCTGGCCGCAGGTGAGGGAGGACGGGGCagcgggagaggaggagctTCAACTTCATCGCCacatctctctgtcctgtcgCCGCAGCACGCTGCCACAGGAAGCGGCAGCAATCACGGCAGCGCCGCTGTGCTGAGCAACAACATGGCCGCCGCAGGGGGCGTCCCTCACAGCCCAAGTCAGATGTTTGGAGGTCTGGGGGCGACGCGGGGGGTGTGCGAGGAGGACGAGTGTGAGGTTGGCGTGAATGAGAGCAGCGTGACTTAA